Genomic window (Chryseobacterium sp. H1D6B):
AACATGGTAAAGCCAATCATTTTCATTTCTAAACAAAAACCTCATGAGCAAACATGAGGTTATTAATTAATTTCTTACCTAGTCTATATATTGGTTTTCTTAATTCCACCAATATTAATGCTACTTTCACCTCTAGTTATAGAGCCTCCATTTTTTACAGAAACTTTATCAGGTGTACGAACTTCGCTTTTAGGTAACTGAGGTTTTTCTTTTTTTTCTTCTTCAGACATGATTTTAAAAATTTATGAGTTTAATAAAATATATAAATATGATAAGCATTGTAGATACTACACCTAGAAAAATACCATTTTTAGACTGTGCATAGTAATCAGAACGTTTTTGATTAATAAAAAAATTAGTATTTGCACAATCCATAAAACTATCTTTCAAATAATTATTCATCAATAATTCTGCGTCCTCTAAAGTTTCTTGCTCTTCCCGTAAATTCAGTTCGTAATCAAAAATTTCTTTAGGCTTGCCAATTTCTTTATAAATATAAGACTTAGGAAAATTCACAAAAGATTGCAATAAACAAAAAATGGAGTATCCAATACTTCCCAACGTAATAGCAACAAGAGATTTTAAAAGATAATTTGTAAATTCTATTGCTGACGGCTCTTTCATAAATTTTTCTAAAACAAAAAGATTAACAACAACAATAGTTGTATAAATTAATATTGGAACATTAACTAAATTATCAAATTCTTTTTTCTTCTCGTTTTCTTTAAAATAAATCTCTTTATAAAAATCAAGAGTTTTTATTTCTTTCTTTTCATTACTATCCATTAATTACGTTAATTTAAGATTTAATTTACTCCTATTCAATTTAGGAAAATATGAATGTAATTGAGGATAATTCTGAATATAGCATCTATAAAATTCATCGTTATTTAAACCAAACATATTTTGAATTTCTTCAATAGAATATTCCAAATCATTAAAATGTAACTCAAAAAGTTTTGGAAGTAAACTTGGCGGTTCTATTTCAAATTCAAAAGGTTCTACTTTTCTCCAACCGTTATAATTAATTTTTGTAATCCATCTTCTATGTTGGTCTAATGTCATTGCACCATTTTTATTAGCCTTATAAATAATTGCTTGAATTGAAACCTTCCAATAACTTTTAAGTGCAAATAAATTTTGTTCAGTTAAATTAAATAAGTATTTCTTTATTTCTTTTGTTGGAACTAAAAACTCCGAGGCAAATCTATCAGCTTCTTTTTCTAAATCTCTATTTTCATCAATAATACCACCTTTATAGTGCATTAATAGATGTGCTAATTCATGAGCCAATGTAAATCGCTTTCTCGAATTGGGAATACTATTATTAATAATAATTAAAGGTATACCATCAGGAGTGATGAAGCTCACGCCTGAAATTTTGAGGTCTTTATTAAAGTCAAAAAAATGAACAACAACGCCTTGTTTTTCTAGTATGTTGACAAAGTTTTTAATTGGTCCAATAGGAAGATTAAAATATTGTCTTACCAATAGGGCAAATGCCTCAGGTGTTGTTTCTTCTTTTTCTAGGTCAATATATGGTAAATCCACCTTAATATCAACACTTTCTGCTAAATCAATAATATTACTTGAGAAAATATTTATTATTGATTCAATTTTTTTTGAGTTTGTAACCGTTGTACCTAAGTTCTTTCTAAAATAGAAATGTTTTAAAGGATAGACTTCATGACTTTTATAGAAAAAATCCTTTTTATAATCAAGAACAGAAGCTATTTCATTAATCATTTCTTCATTTACATGATAGAGTCCTTTTTCAATTTTAGATAAAGTAGCCTGATTAAAACTCAATTGCTGAGCCATAGAAGTTTGAGTTAATCCTCTGCTTTCTCTAGCTAGTTTTATTCTGTCTACACTGATTGTTTTCATTTGTTCTGTAGCATTTTTTAAAGCGGGGTGGGTTATTGTTAATCTTACTTTATATTTTTTTTCTTTTTAATGACGTCTTTGTTTAACGTTACATTTTCTAAATTACTATTTTCTTCTTTGTCCGTTTTAAGTTTAATTGGCTCCTGATATTGATAATTAAATAAATCAGGAGTTTCAGTAGTCCAATTCACTTCCTTTCTATTAATCAAAGAG
Coding sequences:
- a CDS encoding XRE family transcriptional regulator encodes the protein MKTISVDRIKLARESRGLTQTSMAQQLSFNQATLSKIEKGLYHVNEEMINEIASVLDYKKDFFYKSHEVYPLKHFYFRKNLGTTVTNSKKIESIINIFSSNIIDLAESVDIKVDLPYIDLEKEETTPEAFALLVRQYFNLPIGPIKNFVNILEKQGVVVHFFDFNKDLKISGVSFITPDGIPLIIINNSIPNSRKRFTLAHELAHLLMHYKGGIIDENRDLEKEADRFASEFLVPTKEIKKYLFNLTEQNLFALKSYWKVSIQAIIYKANKNGAMTLDQHRRWITKINYNGWRKVEPFEFEIEPPSLLPKLFELHFNDLEYSIEEIQNMFGLNNDEFYRCYIQNYPQLHSYFPKLNRSKLNLKLT